The genome window GCGGACATAACCTTTACGGTACGGCCGCAGCGCGTTGATCAGCTCTCCCAACGGCTGATCGTGCAGCTGGACCTCGCCCTGCTCCCAAGCGCCAGCAGTCTGCGCCGAAATCGGCAGCAGCTCCACGCCTTGCTCGGTCATGTTTGCGATCTGCCCTTCCGCCAGCATGGCGGGGCGGCCATCCAACGGCAGAAGGCTGACGCGGTGTTCCAGCATGGCAACGCGCGTGCTGTGCGCATCTTGCCGCACCGCAATCCGGGTGCCTAGCGCGCGGATCGACCCTTGCGCGGTGCGCACCACAAAAGGCGGCCGAGGCGCGGCGCCACCCGCAGCGGGCGCCACATCAACGATCAGTTCACCTTCTCGCAGAATCACGAGCCGCAACCCGTCCGAATACACCACGTCCACAGCGGTGCGCGCGTTGAGTTGCAACAAGCTGCCGTCGGGCAAGGTGACAGCGCGGCGCTCCGCCGTGCCGGTGACATGGTCAGCCAACAACTGAGTCAAGGGCACACTACGCTCGGCCAGCGTCAATGCCATCAGCGAACCCAGACCCGCCACGCTTAACGCGCCCTTGAGCAATTGGCGCCGCCCGCGTCCTGCCGCTTCAGCGCGTATCAGCGTTTGCGACAAGAGTTCAGCGTGACCGCTCGCGGACGAGGACGGACGTTGGCTGCGCACAGCGCTTATCGGGCGATCTACGGCGGCAGTGAGCGTGTTCCAGGCTTGAGCATGCGAGGTATGCGCTTCTATCCATGCCTGGTGTTCCAGCTTGTCTTGCGGCGTAGCCTCGCCAGAGCGCAGGATGACAAGCCATCCCAGCGCGGCTTCGCTGGCGTCTGAATCCGTGGCTATGGGCGCATTCATGAATGCGTGACGACAGGCAAAGATTCAGCGCACATCGTTCAAGCCCGCCATGCGCCGGAATGCCTGGGCCATGTATTGGCGCACCATGCTGGCAGACACACCTAGCTTGTCGGCGATTTCACCGTAGGTCAGTCCGTCCAGCTGGCTATACAGAAACGCCTGCTGCGCTTTGGCGGACAGGCCTTGCAGCGCCAAGGCCACGCACTCCAGCGCTTCGATGAACATCTGCCGCTCTTCCGCGGACGGCGCCATGACTTCACTTTGCAACGCCAGAGTTTCCAGATACGCCTGCTCCAGATCGCGCCTGCGCCACAGCTGGAACATCTGGCGCTTGGCAATGGTGGTCAGGAACGCGCGCGGTTCGCGCACATCGTTCAAGCCTTGGTGACTGGCTTGGGCGGCGGCTTGAGAGAACGTCTCAGCAGCCACGTCTTCGGCCTCAGCCCAGTTGCGTAAGTGCCGCTGCACGCGATCCAGCAGCCAGCTGTGGTGCCCGCGGAACCACGCCTCAAGCACCGCCATCGCGCGGGCGGTAGCGGCCTGCGGGCCAGCGGCCTGAGCGTCGTCGGTGATCGGGGACATGGAATTCAAGCGCCGTGTTGGACAAGGGAGGGCGTTGGAAGGAGCCGGCGGATTATATCAATCATGAGAACTATTCTCAATATCATGATACGGACAAAAAAACCCGCGTCTCTGCAATAGAGACGCGGGTTTGCGGTATTCGCTTCGACCAGAAAAAAGCCGGCATCGCTGCCGGCCTTTTTACCTTGCGGTGACTTACTTAGCGGGCGTTTCGGCCGGCTTTTCACCCGTAGCGGGAGCAGCAGGCGCGACGGGCACCGATGCATCCGGCTGGGCGGCGGGAGCCGGGGCAGCCGGAACCGAGGACGCGGCGCCAGGAACCGACGACGAGCCAGCAGCGGGCGCGGCGCCCGGCACTTGCGGCACCGAACGGTCGGACGGGAAGCTTTGCATCACGCCGGAATCAACCGCCGGGCCGCTGGTGCCCTTGTGGCTGACATAAGCCAAACCTGCTGTGGACGCGAAGAAGACCACGGCGGCCCATTTGGTCGCGCGCGACAGGAAGTTGGCGGCGCCGGTGGCACCGAACAGGCTGCCGGAGGAACCACTACCGAAAGCGGACCCCATGTCGGCGCCCTTGCCCTGCTGCAGCAGGACCAGAACGATGATAGCCAGCGCCGAGAGAACTTGGACGGCTAGCAGAACTTTAAGCATCAAGGGCATTACGGACTCCGGAACGGAAACTTAGATGGCGGCAATACGCAAAAATTCTTCAGCCACAAGCGACGCGCCGCCGACCAGGGCTCCGTCGATATCAGTCATGGCGAACAAACTGGCGGCGTTGGCAGCTTTAACGCTACCGCCGTACAAAACTTGCACCTGCGCTGCGCCCAGCGCACGCAAGGCGGCGCGGATGGCGCCGTGGACTTCTTGCGCCTGCTCGGGGCTGGCAGTGCGGCCGGTGCCGATGGCCCATACGGGTTCATAGGCAAGAACCATGCGCGACACGGCTTCAGCGCCCAGCGCCAGCACGGGCTTCAACTGGCGTTCGATCACGGCCAGCGTGTTGCCGGCTTCACGATCCGCCAGCGACTCGCCAACGCAGACAACGGGGGTCAGGCCAGCGGCCAGCGCGGCTTGCGCCTTGGCCGCCACCTGGTCGTCGGTCTCGCCGTGCAGCACGCGGCGCTCGGAGTGACCGGCCAATGCCCAGCGGCAGCCGAATTCTTTCAACATCAGACCGGACACTTCACCGGTGTAGGCACCCTTTTCGTGTGCGCTGACGTCTTGCGCGCCCCAAGACACGCTGCTTCCGGTCAGGGCCGAGCCGGCTTGCGCCAGATACGGAAACGGAACACAGATGCCGATTTCGCAGTGGCTCGCAGCATCCGCAGCGCGCAACTCCGTCAGCAACGCGGCGTTTTCGGCCAGGTTGCCGTGCATCTTCCAGTTGCCCAGCACAAGGCGGGCGCGGTTTTCGACTGAAGTCATGGCGAAATGTCAGAGTGGGTGAACCCAGGGGGGATGATGCAACCGCCCACGGGCCGGCCTGGAAAAAATTCCAGGCGAAACCCGAGATTGTATCCTGTTGCGCGGCGATACGCCGAACGCCGCGCTTTTCTTACGTTGTCAGGATGATTTTGCCGATATTTTCCCCGCCTTCCATCATGGCGTGGGCCTTGGAAGCCTCGGCCAGCGGGAAAGTGGCGTGCACGATGGGCTTGATGGCCCCTTTTTCCAACAAGGGCCACGCCTGTTCACGCAGCGCTCGCGCGATGGCGCCCTTGAAATCGATCGATCGGGGACGCAATGTGGAACCCGTGATGGTCAGGCGGCGGCGCATGACCTGCGCCGTATCCACATTGGCCATCGAACCGCCCAACTGGGCAATGATGACGATACGGCCGTCGTCGGCCAAGCATTGCATGTCGCGCGCGATGTAGTCGCCCGCCACCATGTCCAGAATGACATCGACGCCACGGCCGCCGGTGGCGTCCTTGATTTCTTTCACGAAATCCTGGGTCTTGTAATTGATGCCCTTCTCGGCGCCCAATGCTTCGACTGCGCGGGCGCGGTCATCGCTGCCGACGGTGGCAAACACCCGAATGCCCATGGCACGGGCCAGCTGGATTGCCGTGGTGCCGATGCCACTGGCGCCGCCGTGGACCAGCAGGATCTCGCCTTCGGACAGGCGGCCGCGGTCAAACACATTGCTCCAGACGGTGAAGTAGGTTTCCGGCAAGCCGGCCGCTTCGATGTCGGACAGGCCCTTCGGAATGGGCAGGCATTGGGCCACAGGCGCGACACAGTACTCGGCGTACCCGCCGCCCGCGACCAGCGCGCAAACCTTGTCGCCCACGGCAAACCCGCTGCCGGCCAGGTCGCCGCTAACGATTTCGCCAGCCACTTCCAGGCCCGGCAAATCAGACGCTCCCGGCGGCGGCGCGTAGTTGCCCTTACGCTGAAACACGTCGGGGCGGTTGATGCCCGCAGCGCTGACTTTGATCAAAACTTCACCCGGACCAGCCTCGGGCATGGGGCGTTCTACGGGGACCAAAACCTCGGGACCACCGGGGCGAGAGATTTCTACAGCGTGCATCGTGCCTCCTTTGCAGCAAATCGATTATTATTGCGCCCTTTACGGCATATCGCGTTTCCGTTCGGGCAGAATGTTTGCCTGACGGCCGGATTGCCGGAAAGACCCCAGGAAACGGTTGGCCAGCGTGAAAATCGCAAGCGCCCGGCCTGGAAGATGTAGCAGGAGGTGTGGCAGAGTGGTCGATTGCACCGGTCTTGAAAACCGGCAACGGGTAACCGTTCGTGAGTTCGAATCTCACCGCCTCCGCCAATATATATGTGCGTTTCCATTTTTTATGATGCATACCGCAACGCTGGCGAGTCTCAGCATATTGGATCTTGATCGCAACAGGCAGCCTAGCCATAGGCAAGGACACGTCGCGAGCTGAGGGCGGTCGCCGATCAGCAATTGCACATGTCATGCCCGCCCCGCCGGGCCCAAAAATCTGCCCTGCCGGCTATCACGTCAAATCCGTCTTGCCTCACTAACAGAATCCGAGTCTCTTATGCCCTCAGTGCCCGCCTGCCCCCTGTGCGAAACCAGCGCCGCGTTCGAATTGGCATACCGCAAAGAAGGCATCCCGATCTATCGCTGCCGCGGTTGTGGCGCGGGCAAAGCAGAACCTGAAGAATTTGACGCTGCAGCCTATTACGACGCGTCCTACTTCAATGGCGGAAAGTCCGATGGCTATTCAGATTACGTCCAGGCCAGCAATGTCCTGCACGCCCAATTTCGCCAAGACATTACCCTGCTGAAAAAGCTGGGTGCGGGCAGCGGCCACTTGGTGGAGCTGGGTTGCGCCTACGGATATTTTCTTGATGAAGCCAAGGCCTCGTCGTACCAGGTCAGCGGAGTAGAGCTGTGCGAAGACGCTGTTGTCAGCTGCAATGCACGCGGGCATGACGACGTGCACCACGGGGAAGTCTCCAAGGAAGCCTTGTCGCGTTTTTCCGATGCCGATGTGGTCGTCCTGCTGGATGTGATCGAGCACTTGCCCGACCCGGTTGCGTCGCTTGAAGCTGCCGCCGGCACCCTCAAGCCGGGCGGTTTGCTGTTGATGACGACGGGCGATTTCTCTTCTATCGTGGCCAAGACCACCGGCAGCAACTGGCGTCTGATGACCCCGCCGCAACATCTGTGGTTTTTCACGCCTAAATCGCTGGAAGCGCTTTGCAATCGTTTGGGACTGGATCTGGTCCATCTGGATCATCCCTGGAAAAAAGTGCCATTCGGCCTGATCGCCTATCAATTGCTGCGGTATTTGTCGCTGCGCCCGTCGCTGCCTGCCTGGATGCACCGTGTTGGCATGCCGGTCAATTTGTTTGACGCGATGCGCCTGGT of Achromobacter seleniivolatilans contains these proteins:
- a CDS encoding sigma-70 family RNA polymerase sigma factor, whose translation is MSPITDDAQAAGPQAATARAMAVLEAWFRGHHSWLLDRVQRHLRNWAEAEDVAAETFSQAAAQASHQGLNDVREPRAFLTTIAKRQMFQLWRRRDLEQAYLETLALQSEVMAPSAEERQMFIEALECVALALQGLSAKAQQAFLYSQLDGLTYGEIADKLGVSASMVRQYMAQAFRRMAGLNDVR
- the secG gene encoding preprotein translocase subunit SecG, with product MPLMLKVLLAVQVLSALAIIVLVLLQQGKGADMGSAFGSGSSGSLFGATGAANFLSRATKWAAVVFFASTAGLAYVSHKGTSGPAVDSGVMQSFPSDRSVPQVPGAAPAAGSSSVPGAASSVPAAPAPAAQPDASVPVAPAAPATGEKPAETPAK
- a CDS encoding class I SAM-dependent methyltransferase, whose amino-acid sequence is MPSVPACPLCETSAAFELAYRKEGIPIYRCRGCGAGKAEPEEFDAAAYYDASYFNGGKSDGYSDYVQASNVLHAQFRQDITLLKKLGAGSGHLVELGCAYGYFLDEAKASSYQVSGVELCEDAVVSCNARGHDDVHHGEVSKEALSRFSDADVVVLLDVIEHLPDPVASLEAAAGTLKPGGLLLMTTGDFSSIVAKTTGSNWRLMTPPQHLWFFTPKSLEALCNRLGLDLVHLDHPWKKVPFGLIAYQLLRYLSLRPSLPAWMHRVGMPVNLFDAMRLVFRKREAA
- the tpiA gene encoding triose-phosphate isomerase — encoded protein: MTSVENRARLVLGNWKMHGNLAENAALLTELRAADAASHCEIGICVPFPYLAQAGSALTGSSVSWGAQDVSAHEKGAYTGEVSGLMLKEFGCRWALAGHSERRVLHGETDDQVAAKAQAALAAGLTPVVCVGESLADREAGNTLAVIERQLKPVLALGAEAVSRMVLAYEPVWAIGTGRTASPEQAQEVHGAIRAALRALGAAQVQVLYGGSVKAANAASLFAMTDIDGALVGGASLVAEEFLRIAAI
- a CDS encoding NAD(P)H-quinone oxidoreductase; this translates as MHAVEISRPGGPEVLVPVERPMPEAGPGEVLIKVSAAGINRPDVFQRKGNYAPPPGASDLPGLEVAGEIVSGDLAGSGFAVGDKVCALVAGGGYAEYCVAPVAQCLPIPKGLSDIEAAGLPETYFTVWSNVFDRGRLSEGEILLVHGGASGIGTTAIQLARAMGIRVFATVGSDDRARAVEALGAEKGINYKTQDFVKEIKDATGGRGVDVILDMVAGDYIARDMQCLADDGRIVIIAQLGGSMANVDTAQVMRRRLTITGSTLRPRSIDFKGAIARALREQAWPLLEKGAIKPIVHATFPLAEASKAHAMMEGGENIGKIILTT
- a CDS encoding FecR domain-containing protein, which produces MNAPIATDSDASEAALGWLVILRSGEATPQDKLEHQAWIEAHTSHAQAWNTLTAAVDRPISAVRSQRPSSSASGHAELLSQTLIRAEAAGRGRRQLLKGALSVAGLGSLMALTLAERSVPLTQLLADHVTGTAERRAVTLPDGSLLQLNARTAVDVVYSDGLRLVILREGELIVDVAPAAGGAAPRPPFVVRTAQGSIRALGTRIAVRQDAHSTRVAMLEHRVSLLPLDGRPAMLAEGQIANMTEQGVELLPISAQTAGAWEQGEVQLHDQPLGELINALRPYRKGYVRISPAAARQRVYGTYPLDDTDRTLNIVAETLPVRVRRYAGGLMVMIDTPADD